The genomic DNA GCCGGCACAGCCATTTCCTCCTTCCCCGAAAGCACCCATGCACCTGCGTTTCCACGACGCCGCCATCGACCCCCTATGGTCCGGCCTCAACCTGGAGGTCGGCCCCGGCGAATTCATCGCCGTCCTCGGCCCCAACGGCGCCGGCAAGTCCACGCTGCTCAACGTCATCCTCGGCCAGCGCCAGCTGACGCATGGCTCGATGGACCTCGACGCCCGGGTCGGGTTCATCCCCCAGCAGCGCATGTTTCCGCGCAACCTGCCGATGCGCACCCGCGACCTGGTCAGCCTGTCCCTGGGCCACGGCGTGCTCAGACGGCGCCGCCCGGCGCGCGCCGAGGTCGACGCGCTGCTGGCCGCCGTCGGCGCGACCGGCATCGCCGACCAGGCCGTCGGCACGCTCTCCGGCGGCCAGCAGCAGCTCATCCGCCAGGCGCAGGCGCTGGCCAACGACCCGCAGCTTCTGCTCGCCGACGAACCCCTCCTGTCGCTGGACGTCGCCCGCCAGCAGGACGCCGTCGAAAAGCTCGACGCGCGCCGACGCGAGCACGGCACGTCCGTCCTCTTCGTCA from Corynebacterium guangdongense includes the following:
- a CDS encoding metal ABC transporter ATP-binding protein, with product MHLRFHDAAIDPLWSGLNLEVGPGEFIAVLGPNGAGKSTLLNVILGQRQLTHGSMDLDARVGFIPQQRMFPRNLPMRTRDLVSLSLGHGVLRRRRPARAEVDALLAAVGATGIADQAVGTLSGGQQQLIRQAQALANDPQLLLADEPLLSLDVARQQDAVEKLDARRREHGTSVLFVTHSVNPIMDVVDKVLYLAPNGHMLGTVDEVMTSEVLSRLYGTDVEVARVAGRLVVI